From Ptychodera flava strain L36383 chromosome 9, AS_Pfla_20210202, whole genome shotgun sequence:
CGTAGATCGTGTCCTTATGACGCAGCAATGTCTAAAGAgtaccaatatatatatatatatatatatatatatatatatatatatatatatattgtggtGTGGTCGtatcaataaataaaaaaaaacgcaTTTGAAGAAGCTCTTGGTATAGAGCTAAACGCCCTCAAAGTGTAGAAACTATGGTGTCATAGTGCTgtttattcatatatatatatatatatatatatatttatatatatatgtgtatgtatataaaatttttatATATCAATGTTTTCCTCTTAAATAGACAAAACTAGTGTTGTAGAAACTGGTCAGAGAGGATTACACTATCTACAATATAGATAGTAACtagtacaatatatatatatatatatatatatatatatataatatatatatatatataatttttatatcaatGTTTCCTCTTAAATAGACAAAACTAGTGTTGTAGAAACTGGTCAGAGAGGATTACACTATCTACAATACCTTTATATAATGCTTGCCATCACTATTGTTGGACTGTTTCTTATACCAACGTGTGTTGCGTGTGGTGTACGTCGTCATCGCCAACAAAGTGGGTTCAAAGCAATAATTGACACTGAATTCGACGACTATCTACAGGTAATTGGTCTCCATCCTTTAGAGTATTCTCAAAAATGCGGGTATGTATGTCCGATCGGATAAtatgtacatgcatacattacatatatcacacatacatacatacatacatacatactacatacatacatacatacatacatacatacatacatacatacatacatacatacatacatacatacatacatacataatatgcatttatgcatgtatgcatacatacatacgatgGGTTGTTAGGTCGGAAGGTAAGATTCTTAATTCATATGCTGATGCTGATTTTAAAATCTTATATGCCTCATAAATATCTAAAGGTATGTTTAATAGTTAAATGCTCACTGCAATTCTATAACAAAGCAGTGTTTCCTATGCGCAAATCATCAGAATTCACATGAGTGGCTACTCCAGATGTCATCCTTGGAGAAAGAGTACAGTACGTAGGCTCGCAAACCTAATTTGCAATCTATCGTAAATTAATGGTTTCATTTAGGAACTGCTTCATGAACAACCCGATATTCGGAGTGAGTGGAACCTCGAAAGgaatatgataaaaatacagAGAGAAATCGGATGTGGAGAGTTTGGAAGGATTGAATTGGCAGAATTCCGAAGGGGGAAGGCAACCTGCCTTGTTGCAGTGAAATCGTTGATCTCTggtaaatgttttcatattaaGAATGAATTTGTGTTCTAGAAATCATGAAAAAGTTATCAAAAAGTCCGTAATATCTTTCCTGTACTTGAAAAATGCAGTTATCTTTATTTTGTGTTCATATTCTCacgattatgataacatttgatTTGGTCTTTCTCTGTTATAAATATAGGACGGTGTCTTCCAGTCTCATACCGCGACTTTTGTCATGAGATCCTGTGCTTGAAGAGACTGCACGGTCATCCAAATATCATCAACTTTCTCGGAATAGTTATTTCGGGCGGTAAGCAATTTTAACTTTGATGTTTGTTCAGCCAACTAAACAACGATGATGatggttattattatttgaGATTTAGAATGTTGATTTACGAATTTTTCTTACGACGATTCACCTCTCtaacaattttcacattgaCTTGGAAAGACCATAGAAAGTAATTTCTTTACTTAAGTTTACGGCAGTGAccttttgtattaaaattgaTATTACCTTTCTCGTTTTTGAACCTTTCCATGCAGACCCAAAGTATATAATCGTCGAATACGCTGCACGCGGTGACCTACTGAGCTACGTGCAAGCTTTCAGAAACCAAGGTGTTACATTTCGTGAAGAAAAAAGATTGGTACGGATGGCTACGGACATAACGTTTGCCCTGCAACATATGGACATGGAACGGGTCAGTGTTTGTATTTATGTCGTACTGTTCGGAAGTGCCtcttttagtttttcgaaaaagcCTGTATATTCATTAGTTGTTAAAGAATGTCGTACATCTCTTTTTCAGTTTATTCATCGTGACCTTGCATGTAGAAACGTTCTTATAATGGAGGATTACATCGCCAAGATTGGTGACTTTGGTTTGAGTCGCGACATCTACGAAACAGGTCGATATTGGAAGAACCCCTGGGTAAATATACTGTCAATCAAGATTAAAGTGATTTCAAATCGTTGGCATAGATTTTAAAATGATACACCTGGAAAGACCTAACCTTCAAGATCATATGCACAGCATTTGTTATCCAATTTTAAGCTAATCCTTCATTATATCATACATAATGCTACCGAGGATTAATCGTAAAACGTTAAGTTGATGCCTACACTGTTATTTCCAAACCTTCAATGAATTTGCTTAATTCTTTATGGTCAATGATATGAGTTGGCATATTGATGCAAACTCGTTGAAAGTACTACGAAATTACTTTTTTATATTGCTAATTGCATAATTATTGCAATGGTCAAACCTGAGCTATACAGAGGCTGACCAGCCTAAACGAGAGAGCACACTAAATCGTAAGGTTTTACCAACGCACTGCTCTCTGTGTAGATGATCAGTAGggcaaaatataaacaaaagagACAGCCTTTATTATTATAAACGTATGTCGAGATCATAAATAGTCAATATATTGCTTCAAGGAGGTTTTGCTGGCAAAAGGTTGCTCTTGGGAATCAAGAGATTCGTTAACAGTGCAAATGTCTGTTCCTTCAGAAAGATTTGAACTCTATCATTTGCAGAATGTCAGACGTTGTTGACTTAATGTATAAAACGTATGGCCATCATcttataaacataaattttgagAAGCCACAAGACCTTTGACAAAAACACTTAACTCAGATTGTTGTCTCAAAGACGATTCTAATACTGATGCTTGTTTACTTGTCAACAGTCACAGTGCCAGGGACCACTGCCTTTCAAATGGATGCCACCGGAATTTATGACTCAAGGCATCTTCGAGACGAAAGGCGACATGTAAgtgatggagagagagagagagagagagagagagagagagagagagagagagcatgctGCCGATAACGACTTCAAAATTTTGCCCTATGTGTTTCGTGAAAGTGTTTAAATTTAACGTCCAGTCAGAGCCCTTAATAACTTAAAAAGTCATATAGAAGCACACAGTTATTCATGACCTAATgagaattgttttattttttatttccctATATAGCTGGTCGTATGGAGTTATGCTTTGGGAGATAACAACTCTAGGTTAGTTATACCTCAtagcaatattttaaattaattgTGAAGGTCACCTTATTGACATCcactattttgcaaatttaagcgTTTGATCAAATGTTTTTCGAATCTCCACCAAGGTGAAACGCCATTTTCAAATGTTCCTGCGCATATGATGGTGTCATTGCTTCTGGACGGAAAGAGACTTCCGCAACCGGAAAACTGTACGGACAATCTGTAAGTTGTTATatagaagtagtagtagtagtagtagtagtagtgttATAAGAGTAAGTCTTGTAACTTGTTTTGTTTCTCTATAGTAACAagattatatataatattacatcTTCCTGTGATAAATAACCTTTCTAAAACCACACCAATTTTTACACAtcgaa
This genomic window contains:
- the LOC139141074 gene encoding insulin-like growth factor 1 receptor yields the protein MLAITIVGLFLIPTCVACGVRRHRQQSGFKAIIDTEFDDYLQELLHEQPDIRSEWNLERNMIKIQREIGCGEFGRIELAEFRRGKATCLVAVKSLISGRCLPVSYRDFCHEILCLKRLHGHPNIINFLGIVISGDPKYIIVEYAARGDLLSYVQAFRNQGVTFREEKRLVRMATDITFALQHMDMERFIHRDLACRNVLIMEDYIAKIGDFGLSRDIYETGRYWKNPWSQCQGPLPFKWMPPEFMTQGIFETKGDIWSYGVMLWEITTLGETPFSNVPAHMMVSLLLDGKRLPQPENCTDNLYAIMRKCWQSQPEDRPNAQDLTNELKDLFTKEKKFFKTVVPDALGVD